The Sphingomicrobium sp. genome has a window encoding:
- a CDS encoding phytoene/squalene synthase family protein — MTREELVAGASDAIQHGSKSFRAASRLFDRETRERAWLLYAWCRHCDDVCDGQQLGFGAGPAGSVRDLREKTRRAAARKEIGELPFDALRQVLAERPIPLRFLEDHLEGFTLDEGGWRPRTEEDLVRYCYHVAGAVGCMMAIVMGVDPDETETLERAADLGIAFQLSNIARDLREDFAAGRCYVPTEWLDEFGVSAGNLFTLENKAALLAIVDRLVDNVAIYEDSARKGVHRLPFRSRFAVLTALRIYGAIGRRVGSLGASAWDRRVVVGKAEKLAMLVPSFAEACTARRRA; from the coding sequence ATGACCCGCGAAGAGCTGGTCGCCGGCGCCTCCGACGCCATCCAGCACGGCTCCAAGTCGTTCCGCGCGGCCAGCCGGCTGTTCGACCGCGAGACCCGTGAACGCGCGTGGCTGCTCTACGCCTGGTGCCGCCATTGCGACGATGTCTGCGACGGACAGCAGCTCGGTTTCGGAGCGGGTCCGGCGGGCAGCGTCCGCGACCTACGCGAAAAGACGCGGCGCGCCGCGGCACGGAAAGAAATCGGCGAGCTGCCGTTCGACGCGCTCAGGCAGGTGCTGGCCGAGCGTCCGATCCCGCTGCGGTTTCTCGAGGATCATCTTGAAGGCTTCACCCTCGATGAAGGCGGGTGGCGGCCGCGGACCGAAGAAGACCTTGTCCGCTATTGCTATCATGTCGCGGGCGCGGTCGGGTGCATGATGGCAATTGTCATGGGCGTCGATCCGGACGAAACGGAGACGCTGGAGCGGGCCGCCGACCTTGGTATCGCCTTCCAGCTGTCGAACATCGCCCGCGACCTTCGGGAGGATTTCGCTGCCGGCCGCTGCTACGTGCCAACCGAGTGGCTGGACGAGTTCGGCGTGTCCGCCGGCAATCTGTTCACGCTTGAAAACAAAGCGGCGTTGCTCGCCATCGTCGATCGGCTGGTCGACAATGTCGCGATCTATGAAGACAGCGCCCGCAAGGGTGTCCACCGCCTCCCGTTCCGTTCTCGCTTCGCGGTGCTGACGGCGCTCCGCATCTACGGAGCGATCGGCCGCCGCGTAGGTAGCCTCGGCGCGTCGGCATGGGACCGGCGCGTCGTCGTCGGCAAGGCCGAAAAGCTTGCCATGCTGGTCCCCAGCTTCGCCGAGGCGTGCACGGCGCGGCGCCGCGCTTGA
- a CDS encoding fatty acid desaturase, with amino-acid sequence MIVPRQATIGIALAAAVIGSWAAIEFFALFVLPLTGTALLVAPVLVAMISWLNVGLFIVAHDAMHGSLAPGRSVVNRAFGRVALFLYAGFSYDALLPKHMGHHRQPGTEHDPDFDAEYPRHFWRWYTGFMRRYFGWKQLLILSIVFVALLLVGARYANVMLFWAVPAILSSVQLFYFGTYLPHRHEDAPFADDHRARSNGFSWIGSLLSCFHFGYHHEHHLAPHVPWWRLPAERRRRASAR; translated from the coding sequence ATGATCGTTCCGCGCCAGGCCACGATCGGGATCGCGCTTGCCGCCGCCGTAATCGGAAGCTGGGCGGCGATCGAGTTCTTCGCGTTGTTCGTCCTTCCGCTGACCGGCACCGCATTGCTGGTTGCACCCGTACTGGTGGCCATGATCAGTTGGCTCAATGTCGGGCTGTTCATCGTCGCCCATGACGCGATGCACGGGTCGCTGGCGCCGGGCCGGTCGGTGGTGAACCGCGCCTTCGGGCGCGTCGCGTTGTTCCTCTACGCCGGCTTTTCCTACGACGCGCTGCTGCCCAAGCACATGGGCCATCACCGCCAGCCGGGGACCGAGCACGACCCGGATTTCGACGCCGAATACCCGCGGCACTTCTGGCGCTGGTACACCGGATTCATGCGCCGCTATTTCGGCTGGAAGCAGCTGCTGATCCTCAGCATCGTATTCGTCGCGCTGCTCCTGGTCGGCGCGCGCTACGCCAATGTAATGCTGTTCTGGGCGGTGCCGGCGATCCTGTCGTCCGTGCAGCTATTCTACTTCGGCACTTATCTGCCGCACCGGCACGAGGACGCACCGTTCGCCGATGATCATCGGGCGCGGAGCAATGGCTTCAGCTGGATCGGATCGCTGCTGAGCTGCTTCCACTTCGGCTATCACCACGAGCATCATTTGGCGCCGCACGTGCCCTGGTGGCGGCTGCCGGCGGAGCGGCGACGCCGAGCGTCCGCTCGATAA
- a CDS encoding beta-carotene hydroxylase, protein MDGGAYEPYFNDMAPSWLLPVAIVLITVVAMELVAAGVHRFVMHGPGWGWHRSHHEPHGSRFERNDLYALLFAALSLGLFVAGARWPLIWWVGLGTLVYGILYGLVHDGLVHQRFPFMKAPRSGYLKRLVQAHRLHHAVHEREGAVSFGFLYAPPVAALRERLRANRGA, encoded by the coding sequence GTGGACGGGGGGGCTTACGAGCCTTATTTCAACGACATGGCCCCAAGCTGGCTCCTCCCGGTTGCAATCGTGCTGATCACCGTCGTGGCGATGGAGCTGGTCGCCGCCGGCGTGCATCGCTTCGTCATGCACGGGCCGGGCTGGGGCTGGCACCGTTCCCACCACGAGCCGCACGGGTCGCGGTTCGAGCGCAACGACCTCTATGCGCTGCTGTTCGCAGCATTGAGCCTGGGTCTGTTCGTCGCCGGTGCGCGCTGGCCCCTGATATGGTGGGTCGGCCTTGGGACGCTCGTCTATGGCATTCTTTACGGCCTGGTCCACGACGGCCTCGTTCACCAGCGCTTTCCCTTCATGAAGGCGCCGCGCAGCGGGTATTTGAAGCGCCTTGTTCAGGCGCATCGTCTCCACCACGCAGTCCATGAGCGGGAAGGCGCCGTGTCGTTCGGCTTCCTCTATGCGCCGCCCGTGGCGGCTTTGCGCGAGCGCCTAAGGGCGAACCGGGGCGCATGA
- a CDS encoding inositol monophosphatase family protein: protein MSDFVSFALKLAEAARRETLGIGSGGAVDNKAGEGAFDPVTEADRNAERVMRGLIRAAYPDHGISGEEYGHEPGAGPYAWSLDPIDGTRSYICGLPTWTTLIALLDRDLPVLGVIDTPRLDEIYVGSEDGSWLRTGETRQQLRVSGCTDLSEARVGTTDPFLFAGDALDRFRQLAIAARTTRYGQDAYAYARLAAGGIDLVVECGLKPHDYNALIPVVRGASGTFGDWSGGSNFGAGNVIAAATRELYEAAVEIMTCANAAAEAHP from the coding sequence ATGTCCGACTTCGTCTCTTTCGCACTGAAGCTTGCCGAAGCGGCGCGGCGTGAGACGCTCGGCATCGGCTCCGGCGGCGCGGTCGATAACAAGGCAGGCGAGGGCGCTTTCGACCCGGTAACGGAAGCCGACCGCAACGCCGAGCGCGTGATGCGCGGCCTGATCCGCGCGGCTTACCCGGATCACGGGATCAGCGGCGAGGAATATGGCCACGAACCGGGCGCCGGGCCCTACGCCTGGAGCCTCGACCCGATCGACGGCACCCGCTCCTACATCTGCGGCCTGCCGACCTGGACGACGCTGATCGCGCTGCTTGATCGCGACCTACCGGTGCTCGGAGTCATCGACACGCCCCGCCTCGACGAAATCTATGTCGGGTCCGAAGATGGCAGCTGGCTGCGCACCGGTGAAACGCGGCAGCAGCTACGCGTCAGCGGCTGCACGGATTTAAGCGAGGCGCGGGTCGGCACGACCGACCCGTTCCTGTTCGCTGGCGACGCACTGGATCGCTTTCGCCAGCTTGCAATCGCCGCGCGAACGACGCGCTACGGCCAGGACGCTTATGCCTATGCGCGGCTTGCGGCCGGCGGCATCGACCTGGTCGTCGAATGCGGGCTCAAGCCGCACGATTATAACGCGCTGATTCCCGTCGTCCGCGGCGCCAGCGGTACCTTCGGAGACTGGTCGGGCGGGAGTAATTTTGGCGCCGGCAACGTCATCGCCGCCGCCACCCGAGAGCTCTACGAAGCCGCGGTCGAGATCATGACCTGTGCGAATGCCGCCGCTGAAGCACATCCATGA
- the hisIE gene encoding bifunctional phosphoribosyl-AMP cyclohydrolase/phosphoribosyl-ATP diphosphatase HisIE has protein sequence MRDRNAPLTREDIGSLAGKKMDGLLPAVVQDAGSGRVLMVGYMNPAALEATLESGFVTFFSRSKQRLWRKGETSGNVLKLHSVASDCDDDALLVLADPQGPTCHQGTRSCFGDAWVEGPGWLADLSRVVAERAAGGDEASYTRQLLDGGTERIAQKIGEEGVELALAAVTRDSAGCAEEAADLLYHLAVLLEARGMSWTDIMDVLQRRHSHRS, from the coding sequence ATGCGGGATCGAAATGCGCCGCTGACGCGCGAGGACATCGGCAGCCTCGCCGGGAAGAAGATGGACGGACTGCTGCCCGCCGTCGTGCAGGATGCTGGCTCCGGTCGTGTCCTGATGGTCGGTTACATGAACCCGGCGGCGCTCGAGGCGACGCTCGAGAGCGGCTTTGTCACCTTCTTCAGCCGGTCCAAGCAACGGCTGTGGCGCAAGGGCGAGACCAGCGGGAATGTGCTCAAACTCCATAGCGTCGCCAGCGACTGCGACGACGATGCCTTGCTCGTGCTTGCCGACCCGCAGGGGCCGACCTGCCACCAGGGCACGCGGAGCTGCTTCGGCGACGCATGGGTCGAAGGGCCGGGCTGGCTTGCTGACTTATCCCGCGTCGTTGCGGAGCGTGCGGCGGGCGGCGATGAGGCGAGCTACACGCGGCAATTGCTCGATGGGGGGACGGAGCGGATCGCGCAGAAGATCGGCGAGGAGGGCGTCGAACTGGCGCTTGCGGCCGTGACGCGGGACTCAGCGGGCTGCGCCGAGGAAGCCGCAGACCTGCTTTACCACCTCGCGGTGCTGCTCGAAGCCAGAGGCATGAGTTGGACCGACATCATGGATGTGCTTCAGCGGCGGCATTCGCACAGGTCATGA